In Scophthalmus maximus strain ysfricsl-2021 chromosome 5, ASM2237912v1, whole genome shotgun sequence, a single window of DNA contains:
- the LOC118310717 gene encoding microtubule organization protein AKNA isoform X4, with protein sequence MVRESSRSAELSGLDDTSSESSNVCSQSEKVVENKTKSSILHVSVLRPNAMQDEPPYKRGFEDSGQNTSDEDQDDLPYDHDLGSPYFNQTASSEGNTSSDGRETVHASPDGPGLLEFTTTDRDDIGGRLVSTERNAAKPATSPHKDTSKQDKPFDAYKPSDVAPSCPSPADINQLLLRHFSREELLRPGRLIEAETLPEVSLLESMDDTVLSRAPTHKSTTTDNHSEIPACDSEICKSTNSSLENEAERKIDNVTSAADSIASSRDSTWSSRDNSDVVKRERSEEDDEVQRVPLVYTRSFGDLKYGQGQVHYPLPDFSKVAPKVKIPKAQSGSPRPVPRSPSTMHRAQSSPGMLELISRVLEDSVQQPEKPYVFKDEDKQTPPALVHHLQAEYDKLLTKYAEAENLIDQMRLGTNTQPSAELMLYSECEDDHLRNLAEGNHHRSSAPQRPSTEDFGQKRRTAPESNVREVNTASSGRPAEAPSDGERMTAELRDIICPFMQKVEEFRVSVGNMSIGTDEQQMMLRSMMEAQDQLERKHMSKKDEHRALEMQNYMGLSRNTGTFDPNRLVEGDIFRIGMHLDTIKEMIDKNVREQISPPHSSSSPTPVTEKLHVKPRPPSPPPSLHEGPCAGFSTVSYKMETQREEETAEEDEEASEVHRDDGLERSRELITTESVLKYTGYNNCHSWSSQGSLERQDIQRAEDEEGAGVERSSVLSEGIVHGNILAYLSGTRSTPRQEEWTPESHSTPNSVRVPEGKCDLADCVSLSVEVSSSSDAHKDPDTSSLSEPPVDTTCASQRIVSLETDSGFGSSYLNRSATGSFQPTLLIESSSVPSHNNGLSSSDSEGSCANLRTTVHPASLDVQRWATSHPSVQTQFCGATAAVERWVESTTKESSVRLQGCDASLPAQLHHCVSQPELSTAMESEDRGSQVYSCTCNSEAILALQSEVSRLKEDLEEGLVQLPHLAQKMDYLTSKYRQGGLERRSKTRPRTQLRPAGNSPARKEDWIYSDMDPSKSKGTDSGTALSEVMSQSHSSPVGSRRGSIVRSEPEFQYKPQGTLQSTRGTERNCSVKTSGLTSSTSKGGRGGASYSPAEQRPRMAIMERFYSKERWSALSSPSPQKPLLQVSYGSSSSLPASYKVRELQPPPPETPHRKRSTQSDSALLPSNVYFQRTLSPVSVPSKAVSRRGRRRGTKEEEMSKTLDQAIEVARSMKRTTDRMAKRLSADLAKSQLDRRLHSTQPLGGRKHHVL encoded by the exons ATGGTCAGGGAGTCATCGA GGAGCGCTGAGCTGTCAGGTTTGGACGACACCTCCTCAGAGTCCAGTAATGTGTGCAGTCAAAGTGAAAAGGTGGTAGAGAACAAGACCAAGAGCAGCATACTGCATGTGTCTGTCCTAAGACCAAACGCCATGCAAGATGAGCCTCCTTATAAGCGGGGATTTGAGGACTCAGGGCAAAATACCAGCGATGAGGACCAGGACGACCTACCTTATGATCATGACCTTGGCAGCCCGTATTTCAACCAGACAGCAAGCAGTGAGGGCAACACAAGCTCCGATGGAAGAGAAACTGTTCATGCAAGCCCTGACGGCCCCGGTCTGCTTGAGTTCACCACAACAGATAGAGATGATATCGGTGGACGTTTGGTTTCCACTGAGCGTAATGCTGCGAAACCAGCAACTTCGCCACACAAGGATACCAGTAAACAGGACAAGCCTTTTGATGCGTACAAGCCAAGTGATGTTGCCCCATCATGCCCCAGTCCTGCAGACATTAACCAGTTGTTGCTGCGACACTTCTCCCGGGAAGAGTTGCTGCGGCCAGGCAGGCTGATCGAGGCAGAGACGCTGCCGGAGGTTTCCCTACTGGAGAGCATGGACGACACCGTTTTGAGCCGGGCTccaacacacaaaagcacaacaACAGATAACCACTCAGAGATCCCTGCTTGTGATTCTGAGATCTGCAAATCAACAAATTCAAGTTTAGAGAATGAGGCTGAAAGGAAAATTGATAATGTCACCTCAGCGGCTGACAGCATTGCATCCAGCAGAGACTCAACCTGGAGCAGTAGAGACAACAGTGATGTGGTGAAACGGGAAAGGtctgaagaggatgatgaggttCAGAGAGTCCCACTTGTGTACACCAGGTCCTTTGGCGATTTGAAGTATGGCCAAGGCCAAGTCCATTACCCCCTCCCTGACTTCTCCAAGGTTGCGCCCAAGGTAAAGATCCCCAAAGCTCAGAGTGGATCTCCCAGACCTGTTCCTCGCAGCCCTAGCACCATGCACAGAGCCCAGTCCTCTCCAGGTATGTTGGAGCTGATCAGCAGAGTCCTGGAGGATTCAGTGCAGCAACCAGAGAAGCCATATGTCTTCAAGGATGAAGACAAACAGACTCCTCCAGCACTGGTGCATCACCTGCAG GCTGAATATGATAAGTTACTTACCAAATATGCAGAGGCAGAGAACCTAATTGATCAAATGCGACTAGGAACCAAC actcaGCCCTCCGCAGAGCTGATGCTTTATTCAGAGTGTGAAGATGATCATCTGAGAAACTTAGCCGAGGGAAACCATCACAGGTCCTCGGCTCCTCAGCGTCCCTCAACAG AAGATTTCGGTCAAAAGCGAAGAACAGCCCCTGAGAGCAACGTGAGAGAGGTGAACACGGCTTCCTCTGGCCGGCCGGCGGAGGCTCCCAGTGACGGGGAACGGATGACAGCTGAGCTAAGAGACATCATCTGCCCATTCATGCAGAAG GTGGAAGAATTCAGAGTGAGTGTAGGCAACATGTCAATAGGCACAGATGAACAGCAAATG ATGTTGAGGAGCATGATGGAGGCTCAGGACCAGCTGGAGAGGAAACACATGAGTAAGAAGGATGAGCACAGAGCTCTGGAGATGCAGAACTACATGGGTCTGTCCAGGAACACCGGCACCTTTGACCCGAACAG GCTGGTGGAGGGAGACATATTCAGGATAGGGATGCACCTTGACACCATAAAGGAGATGATAGACAAAAACGTGCGTGAGCAGATTTCTCcaccccactcctcctcctctcctacaCCCGTGACAGAGAAACTGCATGTGAAGCCtcgtcctccctcacctccaccATCCCTGCACGAG GGGCCATGTGCAGGTTTTTCCACTGTGAGTTATAagatggagacacagagagaggaagaaacagcagaggaggacgaggaggccaGTGAGGTCCACAGAGATGATGGACTGGAGCGAAGCAGGGAGCTCATAACCACTGAATCTGTTCTGAAATATACTGGATACAACAACTGTCATTCatg GAGCTCACAGGGCTCACTGGAGAGACAGGACATCCAGAgagcggaggacgaggagggcgCCGGAGTCGAGAGGAGCTCTGTGTTGTCAGAGGGGATAGTTCATGGTAACATCTTGGCATACCTGAGCGGGACCAGGTCAACACCGAGACAGGAGGAGTGGACGCCTGAAAG TCATAGCACCCCGAATAGTGTCCGTGTCCCAGAGGGTAAATGTGATCTGGCCGATTGCGTGAGTCTGTCGGTGGaggtctcctcttcctctgatgcACACAAAGACCCAGACACCAGCAGCCTCTCAGAGCCGCCTGTCGACACCACGTGCGCATCACAG AGGATTGTGAGCCTAGAGACAGACAGTGGATTTGGGAGCTCTTACCTGAATCGGTCAGCCACTGGATCATTTCAACCCACCCTGCTCAtcgaaag TTCCAGCGTGCCATCCCACAATAATGGTTTGAGTAGCTCAGACAGTGAGGGCTCTTGCGCCAACCTGCGGACGACCGTCCATCCTGCCTCTCTGGACGTCCAGCGGTGGGCCACCTCCCACCCGTCTGTCCAAACACAGTTCTGTGGTGCGACAGCTGCAGTGGAGCGGTGGGTGGAGAGCACCACCAAGGAGTCTTCAGTCAGGCTGCAGG GATGTGACGCCAGCCTGCCTGCACAGCTCCATCACTGCGTTTCTCAACCTGAACTCAGCACTGCCATGGAGTCAGAAGACAGAGGCAGCCAAGTGTATTCCTGCACTTGTAACAG TGAGGCCATCCTTGCCCTGCAGTCCGAGGTGTCCCGGCTGAAGGAGGACCTGGAGGAGGGCTTGGTCCAGCTGCCTCACCTGGCACAGAAGATGGACTATCTCACCTCAAAGTACAGGCAGGGTGGTCTGGAGCGCAGGTCTAAAACGAGACCTAGGACTCAGCTGAGACCAGCTGGTAACAG TCCAGCAAGAAAAGAAGACTGGATTTATTCAGACATGGACCCCAGCAAGAGCAAAG GCACAGACAGTGGTACAGCACTGTCAGAGGTCATGTCGCAGTCCCACAGTTCACCTGTAGGGAGCAGAAGAGGCAGCATTGTGCGCTCTGAGCCTGAGTTTCAGTACAAACCTCAGGGGACACTGCAGTCCACCAGAG GAACAGAAAGAAACTGCTCAGTGAAAACTTCTGGTTTGACCAGCTCCACTtcaaaaggagggagaggaggagcttctTACAGCCCTGCTGAGCAACGACCACGGA TGGCCATCATGGAGCGTTTTTACTCCAAGGAGCGGTGgtctgccctctcctctccatccccccagAAGCCGCTCCTCCAGGTCAGCTACGGCTCTTCCAGCAGCCTACCTGccag CTACAAAGTGAGGGagctgcagccgccgccgcccgagACCCCTCACAGGAAACGATCCACCCAGTCAGACTCCGCTCTCCTGCCCAGCAACGTTTACTTCCAGCGGACACTGTCCCCAGTCTCTGTGCCCTCAAAGGCTGTCAGCAGGAGAGGCAGACGCAGAGGGACCAAG gaggaggaaatgagcaAGACCCTGGACCAGGCCATTGAAGTGGCCCGCAGCATGAAAAGGACCACGGACCGGATGGCCAAGAGACTGTCAGCTGACCTGGCCAAATCTCAACTGGACAGAAGACTGCACAGCACgcagccactagggggcaggaAACACCACGTGTTATAG
- the LOC118310717 gene encoding microtubule organization protein AKNA isoform X3 — translation MRREKEPVKRGGTERPLAFFMEGDPEESDEDLQGSTLLWEKCIQQSIFVDLSEDESLHFSDLEASLALHLSQAESAASEASVHLSGSAELSGLDDTSSESSNVCSQSEKVVENKTKSSILHVSVLRPNAMQDEPPYKRGFEDSGQNTSDEDQDDLPYDHDLGSPYFNQTASSEGNTSSDGRETVHASPDGPGLLEFTTTDRDDIGGRLVSTERNAAKPATSPHKDTSKQDKPFDAYKPSDVAPSCPSPADINQLLLRHFSREELLRPGRLIEAETLPEVSLLESMDDTVLSRAPTHKSTTTDNHSEIPACDSEICKSTNSSLENEAERKIDNVTSAADSIASSRDSTWSSRDNSDVVKRERSEEDDEVQRVPLVYTRSFGDLKYGQGQVHYPLPDFSKVAPKVKIPKAQSGSPRPVPRSPSTMHRAQSSPGMLELISRVLEDSVQQPEKPYVFKDEDKQTPPALVHHLQAEYDKLLTKYAEAENLIDQMRLGTNTQPSAELMLYSECEDDHLRNLAEGNHHRSSAPQRPSTEDFGQKRRTAPESNVREVNTASSGRPAEAPSDGERMTAELRDIICPFMQKVEEFRVSVGNMSIGTDEQQMMLRSMMEAQDQLERKHMSKKDEHRALEMQNYMGLSRNTGTFDPNRLVEGDIFRIGMHLDTIKEMIDKNVREQISPPHSSSSPTPVTEKLHVKPRPPSPPPSLHEGPCAGFSTVSYKMETQREEETAEEDEEASEVHRDDGLERSRELITTESVLKYTGYNNCHSWSSQGSLERQDIQRAEDEEGAGVERSSVLSEGIVHGNILAYLSGTRSTPRQEEWTPESHSTPNSVRVPEGKCDLADCVSLSVEVSSSSDAHKDPDTSSLSEPPVDTTCASQRIVSLETDSGFGSSYLNRSATGSFQPTLLIESSSVPSHNNGLSSSDSEGSCANLRTTVHPASLDVQRWATSHPSVQTQFCGATAAVERWVESTTKESSVRLQGCDASLPAQLHHCVSQPELSTAMESEDRGSQVYSCTCNSEAILALQSEVSRLKEDLEEGLVQLPHLAQKMDYLTSKYRQGGLERRSKTRPRTQLRPAGNSPARKEDWIYSDMDPSKSKGTDSGTALSEVMSQSHSSPVGSRRGSIVRSEPEFQYKPQGTLQSTRGTERNCSVKTSGLTSSTSKGGRGGASYSPAEQRPRKAAPPGQLRLFQQPTCQLQSEGAAAAAARDPSQETIHPVRLRSPAQQRLLPADTVPSLCALKGCQQERQTQRDQGGGNEQDPGPGH, via the exons ATGCGGAGGGAGAAAGAACCG GTGAAGAGAGGCGGAACAGAGCGTCCGCTTGCATTTTTTATGGAGGGAGATCCAGAGGAGTCCGATGAGGATCTTCAGGGATCCACTTTGCTTTGGGAGAAATGCATCCAGCAGAGCATCTTCGTGGACCTAAGCGAGGATGAGAGTCTCCACTTCAGCGATTTGGAGGCTTCTTTAGCGCTACATCTGTCCCAGGCAGAGTCTGCTGCCTCAGAGGCGAGCGTCCATCTCAGCG GGAGCGCTGAGCTGTCAGGTTTGGACGACACCTCCTCAGAGTCCAGTAATGTGTGCAGTCAAAGTGAAAAGGTGGTAGAGAACAAGACCAAGAGCAGCATACTGCATGTGTCTGTCCTAAGACCAAACGCCATGCAAGATGAGCCTCCTTATAAGCGGGGATTTGAGGACTCAGGGCAAAATACCAGCGATGAGGACCAGGACGACCTACCTTATGATCATGACCTTGGCAGCCCGTATTTCAACCAGACAGCAAGCAGTGAGGGCAACACAAGCTCCGATGGAAGAGAAACTGTTCATGCAAGCCCTGACGGCCCCGGTCTGCTTGAGTTCACCACAACAGATAGAGATGATATCGGTGGACGTTTGGTTTCCACTGAGCGTAATGCTGCGAAACCAGCAACTTCGCCACACAAGGATACCAGTAAACAGGACAAGCCTTTTGATGCGTACAAGCCAAGTGATGTTGCCCCATCATGCCCCAGTCCTGCAGACATTAACCAGTTGTTGCTGCGACACTTCTCCCGGGAAGAGTTGCTGCGGCCAGGCAGGCTGATCGAGGCAGAGACGCTGCCGGAGGTTTCCCTACTGGAGAGCATGGACGACACCGTTTTGAGCCGGGCTccaacacacaaaagcacaacaACAGATAACCACTCAGAGATCCCTGCTTGTGATTCTGAGATCTGCAAATCAACAAATTCAAGTTTAGAGAATGAGGCTGAAAGGAAAATTGATAATGTCACCTCAGCGGCTGACAGCATTGCATCCAGCAGAGACTCAACCTGGAGCAGTAGAGACAACAGTGATGTGGTGAAACGGGAAAGGtctgaagaggatgatgaggttCAGAGAGTCCCACTTGTGTACACCAGGTCCTTTGGCGATTTGAAGTATGGCCAAGGCCAAGTCCATTACCCCCTCCCTGACTTCTCCAAGGTTGCGCCCAAGGTAAAGATCCCCAAAGCTCAGAGTGGATCTCCCAGACCTGTTCCTCGCAGCCCTAGCACCATGCACAGAGCCCAGTCCTCTCCAGGTATGTTGGAGCTGATCAGCAGAGTCCTGGAGGATTCAGTGCAGCAACCAGAGAAGCCATATGTCTTCAAGGATGAAGACAAACAGACTCCTCCAGCACTGGTGCATCACCTGCAG GCTGAATATGATAAGTTACTTACCAAATATGCAGAGGCAGAGAACCTAATTGATCAAATGCGACTAGGAACCAAC actcaGCCCTCCGCAGAGCTGATGCTTTATTCAGAGTGTGAAGATGATCATCTGAGAAACTTAGCCGAGGGAAACCATCACAGGTCCTCGGCTCCTCAGCGTCCCTCAACAG AAGATTTCGGTCAAAAGCGAAGAACAGCCCCTGAGAGCAACGTGAGAGAGGTGAACACGGCTTCCTCTGGCCGGCCGGCGGAGGCTCCCAGTGACGGGGAACGGATGACAGCTGAGCTAAGAGACATCATCTGCCCATTCATGCAGAAG GTGGAAGAATTCAGAGTGAGTGTAGGCAACATGTCAATAGGCACAGATGAACAGCAAATG ATGTTGAGGAGCATGATGGAGGCTCAGGACCAGCTGGAGAGGAAACACATGAGTAAGAAGGATGAGCACAGAGCTCTGGAGATGCAGAACTACATGGGTCTGTCCAGGAACACCGGCACCTTTGACCCGAACAG GCTGGTGGAGGGAGACATATTCAGGATAGGGATGCACCTTGACACCATAAAGGAGATGATAGACAAAAACGTGCGTGAGCAGATTTCTCcaccccactcctcctcctctcctacaCCCGTGACAGAGAAACTGCATGTGAAGCCtcgtcctccctcacctccaccATCCCTGCACGAG GGGCCATGTGCAGGTTTTTCCACTGTGAGTTATAagatggagacacagagagaggaagaaacagcagaggaggacgaggaggccaGTGAGGTCCACAGAGATGATGGACTGGAGCGAAGCAGGGAGCTCATAACCACTGAATCTGTTCTGAAATATACTGGATACAACAACTGTCATTCatg GAGCTCACAGGGCTCACTGGAGAGACAGGACATCCAGAgagcggaggacgaggagggcgCCGGAGTCGAGAGGAGCTCTGTGTTGTCAGAGGGGATAGTTCATGGTAACATCTTGGCATACCTGAGCGGGACCAGGTCAACACCGAGACAGGAGGAGTGGACGCCTGAAAG TCATAGCACCCCGAATAGTGTCCGTGTCCCAGAGGGTAAATGTGATCTGGCCGATTGCGTGAGTCTGTCGGTGGaggtctcctcttcctctgatgcACACAAAGACCCAGACACCAGCAGCCTCTCAGAGCCGCCTGTCGACACCACGTGCGCATCACAG AGGATTGTGAGCCTAGAGACAGACAGTGGATTTGGGAGCTCTTACCTGAATCGGTCAGCCACTGGATCATTTCAACCCACCCTGCTCAtcgaaag TTCCAGCGTGCCATCCCACAATAATGGTTTGAGTAGCTCAGACAGTGAGGGCTCTTGCGCCAACCTGCGGACGACCGTCCATCCTGCCTCTCTGGACGTCCAGCGGTGGGCCACCTCCCACCCGTCTGTCCAAACACAGTTCTGTGGTGCGACAGCTGCAGTGGAGCGGTGGGTGGAGAGCACCACCAAGGAGTCTTCAGTCAGGCTGCAGG GATGTGACGCCAGCCTGCCTGCACAGCTCCATCACTGCGTTTCTCAACCTGAACTCAGCACTGCCATGGAGTCAGAAGACAGAGGCAGCCAAGTGTATTCCTGCACTTGTAACAG TGAGGCCATCCTTGCCCTGCAGTCCGAGGTGTCCCGGCTGAAGGAGGACCTGGAGGAGGGCTTGGTCCAGCTGCCTCACCTGGCACAGAAGATGGACTATCTCACCTCAAAGTACAGGCAGGGTGGTCTGGAGCGCAGGTCTAAAACGAGACCTAGGACTCAGCTGAGACCAGCTGGTAACAG TCCAGCAAGAAAAGAAGACTGGATTTATTCAGACATGGACCCCAGCAAGAGCAAAG GCACAGACAGTGGTACAGCACTGTCAGAGGTCATGTCGCAGTCCCACAGTTCACCTGTAGGGAGCAGAAGAGGCAGCATTGTGCGCTCTGAGCCTGAGTTTCAGTACAAACCTCAGGGGACACTGCAGTCCACCAGAG GAACAGAAAGAAACTGCTCAGTGAAAACTTCTGGTTTGACCAGCTCCACTtcaaaaggagggagaggaggagcttctTACAGCCCTGCTGAGCAACGACCACGGA AAGCCGCTCCTCCAGGTCAGCTACGGCTCTTCCAGCAGCCTACCTGccag CTACAAAGTGAGGGagctgcagccgccgccgcccgagACCCCTCACAGGAAACGATCCACCCAGTCAGACTCCGCTCTCCTGCCCAGCAACGTTTACTTCCAGCGGACACTGTCCCCAGTCTCTGTGCCCTCAAAGGCTGTCAGCAGGAGAGGCAGACGCAGAGGGACCAAG gaggaggaaatgagcaAGACCCTGGACCAGGCCATTGA